From Williamwhitmania sp., a single genomic window includes:
- a CDS encoding radical SAM protein, whose translation MFFKQKSNVIFRNYESFGYITDNRNFGYQQTGDNENYIGDKILSETGAVFMSALDRKAQTIDELAIKINTQFTDVDIRTIKTDAIEFYYMLERDGFIVSGETMQECNEKDVRFSYKTLEPKIEKKDFSPTAMHLEKTAQNFFEEYFEGKPQLTNLHIEITSMCNERCVHCYIPHEDKVSYIVPDLFYKVLEQSRNMRLLHLTLSGGEPMLHKNFCDFIRACRENDFSVNVLSNLTLLNDEIVKEMKMNPLLGVQVSLYSMDPNIHDEITQMKGSFEKTKNAILKLIENDIPLQISCPIMKQNKDCYLEVTKWAEKYKIHVGDDYVIIAGYNHTGQNLSCRLSINEVKEVITDKVTNDTKYLEQIETAAEKKKSITGNDFVCTVCRSTICIADNGNVYPCEGWIDYVVGNVKETSLDDIWDNSEKVQYLRGLRNHDFPKCLQCTDKEFCTMCMVRNANENPQGNPLVVNEFFCDIAKLNREMVFKRKEQFMNS comes from the coding sequence ATGTTTTTCAAGCAAAAATCAAATGTTATATTCAGAAATTATGAGTCTTTCGGATATATAACGGATAATAGAAATTTTGGATATCAGCAAACGGGTGATAACGAAAACTACATCGGTGACAAAATTCTATCAGAAACTGGGGCAGTTTTTATGTCTGCTTTAGATAGAAAAGCACAAACCATTGATGAACTTGCAATAAAAATAAATACACAATTTACCGATGTTGACATTAGAACAATAAAAACTGACGCCATAGAATTTTATTACATGCTTGAACGGGATGGATTTATTGTATCGGGCGAAACAATGCAAGAGTGCAATGAAAAAGACGTAAGGTTTTCATACAAGACATTAGAACCTAAAATAGAAAAAAAGGATTTTTCTCCAACTGCTATGCATCTTGAAAAAACCGCGCAGAATTTTTTTGAAGAATACTTTGAAGGCAAGCCTCAGCTTACAAATTTGCACATAGAAATTACAAGCATGTGTAATGAAAGGTGCGTGCATTGTTATATTCCACATGAAGACAAAGTGAGCTATATCGTACCTGATTTATTTTATAAGGTACTAGAGCAATCTAGGAATATGAGGTTGTTGCATTTAACGTTAAGTGGTGGTGAGCCAATGTTGCACAAGAACTTTTGCGATTTTATAAGAGCATGTAGAGAAAATGACTTTTCGGTAAATGTGCTTAGTAATTTAACATTACTCAATGATGAGATTGTAAAAGAAATGAAGATGAACCCGCTTTTAGGTGTTCAAGTCTCATTATACTCAATGGATCCAAATATTCACGATGAGATAACTCAAATGAAAGGGAGTTTTGAAAAAACAAAAAATGCGATTTTGAAACTAATTGAAAACGATATCCCTTTGCAAATAAGTTGCCCAATCATGAAACAAAATAAAGACTGTTATCTGGAAGTTACAAAGTGGGCCGAAAAGTATAAAATTCACGTTGGAGATGATTATGTTATCATAGCAGGTTATAATCATACGGGCCAAAATCTGAGTTGTCGTCTATCAATTAATGAAGTCAAAGAAGTTATCACAGACAAGGTTACGAATGATACAAAATATTTGGAGCAAATAGAAACGGCAGCTGAGAAGAAAAAAAGTATTACAGGCAACGATTTTGTTTGTACCGTTTGTCGTTCCACTATTTGTATAGCAGACAACGGAAATGTATATCCATGTGAAGGTTGGATAGATTATGTTGTTGGTAATGTGAAAGAAACTTCTCTCGATGACATTTGGGATAATTCTGAAAAAGTGCAGTATTTAAGAGGCTTGCGCAATCATGACTTTCCTAAATGCTTACAATGTACCGACAAAGAGTTTTGCACCATGTGTATGGTTAGAAATGCAAATGAAAACCCTCAAGGAAACCCTTTAGTGGTTAATGAGTTTTTTTGCGATATCGCAAAACTTAATAGAGAAATGGTATTTAAACGGAAGGAGCAATTTATGAATTCTTAG